GTAAATAAATCCTAAGTCGCCTGTATTAAGCCAATCGCCTTGAAATGTTTGTTTATCATCGATTTTGTAATAGCCAACTGACACTGCATCACCTTTAACCATAATGTTTCCGACGAGAGCTTCGGCTAATTCATTGGAGTTGTCATCAGTAATTTTAACTTCTACGTTATTTAACGGAACTCCCACCGATGTCAACTTACGGTGTGGCTGATTTTTATGAATTTCTGTATTGTATTCAACTGCTATACCTTCGCTATCCAATGCGTCGGATAGAAACGAAACTATAAGGCTTTCGGTAAGAAGTGGTGTAAATGTAACCGCCAATGTTGCTTCGGCTAAGCCGTAAACAGGCATCATAGCATTTTTGTGAAATTTGTATTTGTGCAAAGTATCGATAAAATTATTCATAATTTCTACCGAAATAGGCTCAGCACCGTTGAGTAAAGCACGCATGTTCGACAAATCCCAATCATGAAGCTCATTGTTTCTGTTTACAAATCTGACAAGTAAATTAAGTCCGAAATTAGGCGAACCGCTGATATCCGCCTTATATTTACTCATAGTGTCTATCCATAGCTTGGGGTTTTTAATAAAGTCGACAGTTTCTATATTAACAACCGTTGCACCTATCAATATTGTAGAAATAAACAAGCCTACTAATCCCATATCGTGGTACAGTGGCATCCAACTTAAAACGTAATCGGTGTCATCAACTTTAAGAGCACTTGTAATGTCTTTGTAGTTGGTAATTACATTTTTATGCGTAAGTAAAATTCCTTTGGGGTCGCCGGTGCTACCGCTAGAAAACTGAATATAAGCTACATCGTTTTCAGTTGAATCGTTATTAATTGTTGCATTTGTCGGTTTTGCAGACAAATTACCATCCAAAATTATTTTATCTGCCGAAATTCCAACACTTTGCAATCTATCGTTATTGCAAATTAAAAAAGGTTGATTTAGTGTGTTGTAGACGCTAAGTACTTTTTGAGTTGCAAGGTCGTTTTGGTCGATTATAATCGGAGCCTGAACGATAGTGGGAACAACTCCCAACACTATGCAGCCCCAAAAAGCGTTGACTATGTTTTTATTCCCTTCGGTGCAGATAATTACAGTATCCGATTTTTTTAGTCCGATTTGTTGTAAATTCGCTGCAACATAATATGCATCGGCTTTAAGTTGTGTGTACAACTGTTTGTCGGCACTACCATCGTCTTTAACGTAAATAATCGATTTTTCCGGATATTTATCCATTATGTAATCGAAATATTTATTTAAAGTACGTGGTTTCATTTTAATTTTTGTGCAAATTTACTTGTTTTGCGTTAAGAACAAAATTGGGGACTGTGATTTTTAGCCCCGAAGTCTTGGGGCTATTGGCTGTTGGCTGTTAGCCGTTGGCTGACTTCTGCCAATAGCCAACAGCTAAAGGCTAAAAGCCAAACGCTCAACCTCGTTGGTAAGTAAAACGAAGTCATCAACACTGAGTTGTTCTGCTCGTTTTTGTGCAAAAGAGCCTTTGTAGGTGCATAAAGGTTTTAGAGCGTTGTGTAGCATTTTTCTTCTTTGATTGAACCCTATTTTT
This portion of the Lentimicrobiaceae bacterium genome encodes:
- a CDS encoding AMP-binding protein; this encodes MKPRTLNKYFDYIMDKYPEKSIIYVKDDGSADKQLYTQLKADAYYVAANLQQIGLKKSDTVIICTEGNKNIVNAFWGCIVLGVVPTIVQAPIIIDQNDLATQKVLSVYNTLNQPFLICNNDRLQSVGISADKIILDGNLSAKPTNATINNDSTENDVAYIQFSSGSTGDPKGILLTHKNVITNYKDITSALKVDDTDYVLSWMPLYHDMGLVGLFISTILIGATVVNIETVDFIKNPKLWIDTMSKYKADISGSPNFGLNLLVRFVNRNNELHDWDLSNMRALLNGAEPISVEIMNNFIDTLHKYKFHKNAMMPVYGLAEATLAVTFTPLLTESLIVSFLSDALDSEGIAVEYNTEIHKNQPHRKLTSVGVPLNNVEVKITDDNSNELAEALVGNIMVKGDAVSVGYYKIDDKQTFQGDWLNTGDLGFIYKGHLFICGRKKDILFLNGKKYFSNDLEDIAVEMCNYTLGKVAIVGNNDYSGNTEEVIIFASGIKVSDADEWLAMTRKVFNAYIGIKIDKLVIIRSNQFPKTSSGKMQRYLLIKGYNNNVFNNVFS